Sequence from the Deltaproteobacteria bacterium genome:
CGTCGCGCAGATCCCGCTCCGCGTGCCACAGATCGTAGGCCTGCTGCATCCGCAGCCACAGGCCCGGCCCGTTGCCGCAGAATTTCCCCAGCCGCACGGCCATCTCCGGCGTCACGGCGGCGGTACCAGCCAAAATGCGGTACAACGTCTGGCGCCCGACGCGCAGTTGGCGCGCGGCCTCGCTGACGGCAACAGCTTGAGCTCCGGGAGCACATCGTTGCGCAAGATCTCACCCGGATGCGTCGGTTCTCGCCTCCGGTCGGCAGGAACGCTGTACTCTCTCATACTCGGCTCTCCATGTGCTCAATGGGGCCTTGCTCAGCTGCTCGCAGGCCGTCCGGCGCTGCCCAGCTTCGCCAGCAGTCCGCGAGGGGTCACGATGCTCAGCTTTGTTCGAGTGGCCACCCGCACGGTGAAGTGCCGTGTGTTCGTGGTGACGAGATGGTCCGGTGCCGCCCGTATTGCCGATACAAGGACCGGGACATCCGTCTGGTGGCGAATGAGGTGCCGATGGCGGTCGATCTCTTCGCGGGTTGGAAGCGGAACCGCTTCGGGTGTCACGGTGTGGAGGAGCTTCACATATGCATCGATGATCTCGTCGGCAACCGCGGCGTCTCGGTCAATCAGGTGCAGGAGATGGTCTTCGATTTCCCGGCGCACATATTCGGCCAGCACCAGCTTGAACGCTTTGGAGCGGGCAAGAACGAGGATGGCGCGGGATGCGCTCCTTGGAACCAAGAGGCCTTCCAGCACCACCCCAGAATCGAGAAACAGTCGGAGCGGCGGGGGCCGGTCAGCCCTCGCCATAGAGCTGCTG
This genomic interval carries:
- a CDS encoding PIN domain-containing protein → MVLEGLLVPRSASRAILVLARSKAFKLVLAEYVRREIEDHLLHLIDRDAAVADEIIDAYVKLLHTVTPEAVPLPTREEIDRHRHLIRHQTDVPVLVSAIRAAPDHLVTTNTRHFTVRVATRTKLSIVTPRGLLAKLGSAGRPASS